The following proteins are encoded in a genomic region of Arachis stenosperma cultivar V10309 chromosome 4, arast.V10309.gnm1.PFL2, whole genome shotgun sequence:
- the LOC130976498 gene encoding subtilisin-like protease SBT3, with protein sequence MEPSFAYSLKLILFLIITTPWFLLSLHGYNNNVDESSTYSTYIVHMDKSQFPNIFTTHHDWFEATIQSSKPSIHISNSNEKPSKKQLLYSYNHAMYGFSATLSSEELNSLRNSYGFISAYPDRTATMDTTHTFEFLSLDPSFGLWNASNLGEGVIVGMIDSGVWPESESFKDDGMEKKLPLKWKGTCEEGEEFNASMCNLKLIGARYFNKGLVAAKPNVTIKMNSPRDYDGHGTHTSSTVAGNYVHGANFFGYAKGVARGIAPRARVAMYKVSWEEGRQASDILAGMDQAIGDGVDVISASMGLDKVPLYEDSIAIASFAAMEKGIVVSTSAGNEGPKLGTLHNGIPWVINVAASSIDRTFGSLVLGNGETIIGWTLFAADAIVQDLQLVYHDTLSACNSSHMLSEVVAATSDRIIVCKASDSISVFDQIKLVTTTNVKGAVFISDDPQLTEWGHLYSPSIVITSKNAQSVINYAQSNKNPKATINFQQTFLGIKPSPVAAHYSSRGPSPSFPWILKPDIMAPGTRILAAYIPHKTTATIGTNVFLSSHYNIQSGTSMACPHVSAIAALLKAARPEWGVAAIKSAIMTTANFLDNTENLIRDNANPNEFASPLAIGTGEIDPNRALDPGLVYDATPQDYVNLLCGLNYSYDQILTITRSRSYDCSNPSLDLNYPSFIVFYSKESESVVHKFRRTVTNVGEDGATYRVKVREPMGSMVTVLPNTLVFKDKNEKQSYEVHIIYMKKDNESNNNVSFGDIVWVEDGGKHTVRSPIVVAPNGIV encoded by the exons ATGGAACCTAGCTTTGCATATTCACTTAAATTAATCTTGTTCCTTATCATCACTACTCCATGGTTTCTATTGTCCCTTCATGGCTATAATAATAATGTTGATGAGAGTTCAACTTATTCCACATACATAGTCCATATGGACAAATCTCAATTTCCTAACATATTCACAACCCACCATGATTGGTTTGAGGCCACAATTCAATCTTCAAAACCATCCATTCACATATCAAATAGTAATGAAAAACCATCAAAAAAACAATTATTGTACTCATATAATCATGCAATGTATGGTTTTAGTGCAACCTTATCTTCAGAAGAATTAAACTCTCTTAGAAACTCATATGGATTTATTTCAGCATATCCTGATAGAACCGCCACAATGGACACAACACACACCTTTGAGTTTCTCTCTTTAGACCCTTCTTTTGGGCTATGGAATGCTTCAAACCTTGGTGAGGGTGTGATTGTGGGTATGATTGATAGTGGGGTGTGGCCTGAGAGTGAGAGCTTCAAAGATGATGGAATGGAAAAGAAGCTTCCATTGAAATGGAAAGGGACATGTGAGGAAGGTGAAGAGTTCAATGCCTCCATGTGCAACTTGAAGCTCATTGGTGCTAGGTATTTCAACAAGGGTTTGGTTGCTGCAAAACCTAATGTCACAATCAAGATGAACTCACCTAGGGATTATGATGGACATGGAACTCACACATCATCCACTGTTGCTGGAAACTATGTTCATGGTGCCAATTTCTTTGGCTATGCCAAAGGTGTGGCTAGAGGCATTGCACCAAGGGCTAGGGTTGCCATGTACAAg GTATCATGGGAGGAAGGTCGTCAGGCTTCCGATATATTGGCCGGAATGGACCAAGCAATTGGTGATGGAGTTGATGTGATTTCAGCTTCAATGGGGCTTGATAAAGTTCCGCTATATGAAGACTCCATAGCCATAGCTTCTTTTGCAGCAATGGAGAAAGGCATTGTTGTTTCAACTTCTGCAGGTAATGAAGGTCCAAAGCTTGGAACCTTACACAATGGAATCCCTTGGGTTATAAATGTGGCTGCAAGCTCCATTGATCGTACATTTGGAAGCTTGGTTCTTGGAAATGGTGAAACCATCATTGGTTGGACACTGTTTGCAGCAGATGCTATTGTTCAAGATCTTCAACTTGTTTATCATGACACTTTATCAGCTTGCAACTCTTCGCACATGTTAAGTGAG GTTGTTGCTGCCACATCCGATAGGATTATTGTATGCAAGGCCAGTGATTCAATTTCTGTGTTTGATCAAATAAAATTAGTGACTACGACGAATGTAAAAGGAGCAGTGTTCATCTCAGATGATCCTCAACTAACTGAATGGGGGCATCTCTATTCTCCTAGCATTGTAATTACTTCCAAAAATGCACAATCTGTAATCAATTATGCACAAAGCAACAAGAATCCAAAAGCCACTATCAATTTTCAACAAACATTTCTTGGAATCAAGCCATCACCAGTTGCTGCACATTATAGTTCAAGAGGACCTTCACCTAGTTTTCCATGGATCTTAAAACCTGATATAATGGCACCAGGAACTAGGATTTTAGCTGCTTATATTCCTCACAAAACAACAGCAACAATTGGCACAAATGTCTTTCTATCAAGTCACTATAATATTCAATCCGGAACTTCAATGGCTTGCCCTCATGTTTCTGCGATCGCGGCACTTCTTAAAGCAGCACGCCCCGAATGGGGCGTTGCTGCTATTAAGTCAGCAATAATGACTACTGCTAATTTTCTTGATAACACGGAGAATTTAATTAGGGATAATGCTAACCCTAATGAATTTGCTTCACCTCTTGCAATTGGAACCGGTGAGATTGATCCTAATAGAGCACTTGATCCAGGTTTGGTTTATGATGCTACCCCACAAGATTATGTTAATCTCCTTTGTGGTTTGAACTATAGTTATGATCAAATATTAACAATTACTAGGTCAAGATCCTATGATTGTTCAAACCCATCACTTGATCTTAATTACCCTTCATTTATAGTTTTCTATAGCAAGGAATCAGAATCAGTGGTTCACAAATTTAGGAGGACAGTGACTAATGTTGGAGAGGATGGTGCTACATATAGGGTTAAGGTGAGAGAACCAAtggggtctatggtcacagtgTTACCTAATACATTGGTATTCAAAGATAAGAATGAGAAGCAGAGTTATGAGGTTCACATAATATATATGAAGAAGGACAATGAAAGTAATAATAATGTGTCGTTTGGGGACATTGTTTGGGTTGAAGATGGTGGAAAACACACAGTTAGGAGCCCTATTGTTGTGGCACCAAATGGAATTGTATGA